GCTGACAGTTTTATTTTTTCAATATTGGCGATTAATTCATTGTTACTTGGAATACCCCTTCTTCTATCCTTATTAGAATCTAGGTAATTTTTTATCTTTTTTATAAAGACATCAAGTTTACCTTCAGGAATCCTCACCGTAGTAAAAAATTTATTATTGATTTCTTTTATTGAAAGAATTTCAATTTTTGATTTTACATCTTCCAAGCTCTTAAATTTCAATTCAAAGCCTTCCCAGCTTTCAAAGGTAATTCTAATACCAGGTTGAAAATCAAATGATTCTTTTCTTTCCTGATCAAGTTGGCTAACAAAATCTATTTTTGCTTTTTGTACATCAGATAATAAGCTCTGACCATGTTCCTCACGATTAGAAATTGCCTTAGTCCTAGTTCGTAAATAATCTTCTGACGGAATGAATGTACTTGGGTTTGTAAACTTATTTGTTTCCGCTCGAAGTCTCAATAAAAGATGTCTGTATTTTTCATCAGCCATTATAACTAGGATTAACCTTTAAGGTTTTTAAATCCTTTTCGTTCTTCCAAACATTGTATTAAATCTTCTTCCAATATAGTTTTTTTATCTCGAATTACAGTTTTCTTAATCGCATCATCGCAGGATTTAATTATATCTGCGAAACTCAAATGATTGGCAGACTTTGCAACTTTCTTGATCGATCCAACTAATTTATAAAGACGAATTCTATTTTTAATGATTTGTTCGATCAGTTTCTCATCCGGTAGATCATATTCCAGTATATCATCAAAACGGCGGTACAGGGCATGGTCTAAGCTATGTTGATTATTTGTAGCAGCACAGATTAAACTGTTAGAAGTGTCCTGTTCCATAAAAACAAGAAAGCTGTTGAGTACCCGTCGAATTTCGCCCACATCATTCGTAAAATTTCTTGTGGTACCGATAGAATCAAACTCATCAAATAGATAAACTCCTCTGGTAGCCATCATTGAATCAAAAATCAAACGAAGTTTGGCAATAGTTTCTCCCAGATACTTACTCATTAGACCATCCAATCGAACTGCAAACAAGGGCAATCCGAGTTCTCCTGCCAAAGCAGAGGCTGTCATTGTTTTACCACAACCAGGAGGGCCTACAAATAGAATCTTTCTACGCGGATGTAAATCATGAGACTGTAACTTGGAATAATGTCTTTGCTCTTCCAATATCCTTTCGATTCTTGAAAAAATTTCTTTCTTAAGCACCATATCAGCAAATCGAATTTTGGGATAAGAAACTGCTAAGATCTCAGACAATTCCCCTTTTGGTTTGATAATAGGAACAGGAAATTCTTTCTTTTTTGACAGAAGAGACAATGACTTAGCTTCATCGATCATTGACTTTAACTCGCCAGCTAATTTTCCGTGACCACTCCTTGCCTCTGTTGCTGCAATTTGCATAGCAATCGAATAGAATCGGTCTTCATCGCCGTCCAAATGGCTTTTAAACAGGGCTTTTATTTGGTCAGAAGTTGCCATAATTTGATTATACCATCATTGTCGGACAAAATGAGAATCTTATTTTCAGAATGTTTGTTTTATTTGCACTGAACCATTGAATACAATTCACTGAGTAATTCATGGACTATATTGCGTTACCAATGACCTGAAGAGTCATACCAACTGAGATAGTATACATCCCCCTCACAAACCATTTTTTTTCTTCTCTTTCGCGTTTCTTTTCCAGCTCTCCTGCATCCATAAAAGAACCAAAGTGAGGGGTTTTTAAAGAAGCAATCAAAACTCCAATGATATCAATATACAATCCTATAATAGAAAGTAGCTTTGAAAACGAACAGTACTGATTTGCATATACATGAAAAATGCCAACAAATGAACAAATTGTGCTGATACATATAATGATGGTATGAAATTTATTCCATTCTACCTTGATTTGGTCATCAGTAGGATACTGTAGATTAGACATTAAAACGCTCCCTCTACAATCCTTATCTCTTCTTCGGTTAGTCCATACAACTTGTAGACCATCAAATCAATGTCAGAATCCGTCTTAGAAATAATTTCCTGAATTGCATTTGCTTTAGATTTCTCCTTCTCAAAATAATCCATCCACTCAGCTTTTTGATCTAATTTCAATTCAATCTTTTTCTTTTTCAATTCGCCAATGAATTCCTCAAAGGTAAGTTTATACCAATCTTCCAATTTATCAGATAGTTTTGCTATTTTTAAATCCGATTGGAGTATTTTGGTGAATTTCTTTTGAATCTCTTGGATCTCTTTGTGTTGAGAAAGCATAATATCGGCTAGTTGGATAAGTTTATCATACTCGAATTTCTGAATAACATTTGATATTTCTAATACTGGGATTGGAAAACTTTTTAAGTTTTCTATTTTTACTTTAGGGAAAATTTCATCAGTTTCATCATTCTTAGATTTAAAGTAAAATGACATCAACGTAGAGTTTATCAAACTAACTATAAAACTTAAGTTTAGTTTACAATCTTCTTTTGGCTTTGCAATGAATACTGTTTGGTCTATTATGAATTTCTCGGTAATGAGAGTTGAGAGTAATCTTTCGCCTGGAATTTGTCTTAATACTATCCTTACTCCAGTAAAATATTTAGGTTCTCTAGGGGCAGCTAACCAATCTCCATATTTTATCCATGTATCCCCATCCCAATTATAAAAATAACGTCCAACATGTTTTCCTTTGAGTTCTGGAGAAAAACTATTATCAGTATTTTTTTCAGAATGATACGCCCTGTTTTTGATAATATCATCGCTTTGTCCTCGATATTTATCGTAGGCATTAACTCCTCTTGTTATATCAAAAAAGGTTTCTAAAGATACGGAAACATTTTCCATTTTTTTTATTATAGCATTTGAACTAAAATGTCTCAAATTCAGTCTTTGATTACCTGAAAGATCAAATAGATTCTGATTGTAAGTTCCTATTTCTGTCATCTTAGATGGATTTTTAAATTCTAATACTTTGATCTTATTATTAGCCTTAAAATAATGCATAGAAATTACAACGGTTTCAACATTTACGTCAAAAGTTTCCTTTAAGCAATAAACAAGGTAGGAGATGGAAGATTCATTTAGAATCATTTTTCTTATTTTTGTAGCCTTTACATTCCCTAACCAAGAATTCGGAATAATCATTCCAACTCTACCTTTTTCATGCTTACAATAAAGTGATTTCTCAACAAATAAAATATATAAGTCAGACTGATATTCGTAAGTAGAATATTTTTTTGTGAAATATATCTTTTCTTTTTGTTCAATATTTTCTCTAGAAAAGACATACGGCGGATTCCCCACCACACCATCAAACCCGCCTTTATCGATAAAGACATTCGGAAAGTCAAGTTCCCAATGGATGGGGTTGTAATCTTTGTGAACTTTCTTTGCTACTTGGAATAATTTGATTTCCCAAGCTTCGAGATCATTTCCTGTCGCAAGTTTTTTTAGATATTCGTTGGATTTCTCGATGCGGATCTTTTGTAGAAGTTTGTTCTTGTGCGCATCGTAAATAGAATGGATTTCATCCGTTTTCTCAGCGAAGGCGATGGCAAGTTCAATGTTAGCTAGGTACTTTAATTTTTGTTGGTTGGGTTTAATAACGGATTCATAGTATTTCATCCGTTCTTCAACACTTTCCAAATCAAAGTATTTTTTAAATTCTTCTTTGAAATCTTCGACGACGTTTTTATACAACTCGTCATTGTCCCCAAAGAGCATCCTTTCTTTGGATTTGGAATCCAATTGAGATGAGAAAGTTTTTTCTTGGCTACCAATAAGAGAGTCACCGCAACGGAGGTTATAATCAAAAAATTCCAACTTTCTATTTCTTTGGAGGGTGTAGATCCAGATAGAAAGTTTAGCAAGTTCCACTGCCATAGGGTTTTTATCTACACCATAAATACATTTCTTTGCTAAAATACGCTTATAGAGCCCATTCTCTGCTTCTTTAAGCAATGCTTCCAAATCTGCCTGTGCTTTACTTTTTCTACCTGGTTTGTTGGTATACTCCTCTAATTCATTTTGTATCAAAGCTTCAATTCGATCGTTGACATAGCTGATTACTTCCACAAGAAAGTGACCACTTCCCATAGCAGGATCTAATATGCGTAAGGTAAGGGTTTTTGCTATTTTTTCCTTTATGGAAAGATCTTCTTTCTCGATATCATCAATCAATGGGCCAAGAGTAAACTTAACGATAGTTTCCACAATGTAGTCGGGAGTATAATAACTTCCGGAAGCTTTCCTTTCTCCTTTGTCGTTAACTAGATACAAATCTCCCTTTCAGAGATTCCTAATTTTCTTTTTATCACTTAATAAAGAAATCGTAATGTCTTCGTTTGCTTTCGCGAGTTTGTATTCCAGTAGCCCTTCATAAATAGTTCCGAGATGACGTACTTCAAGTACGGAAAAATCTACACGAAGTGGTTTTTGCGTTTTTTTATCAATGGTTCTGGTAAGGTAGTCAATAGCATTGGCATAGAGGATATTATCAATATCAAATCTATTTAAAATGGTATGTTTCACCGTAGAAAACAATCCTCCGTTGAACTCGCGATCGATTTCTTCAAATACTCCATTGATATCGTAGTCATCATTTTTATCGGAGATATTGTCTGCACCCTCCGGTATGTTTCCTATTTGATTGTAAGAATCAATTTTATCCAACAATTGGTAAAAAACGGTATCCACTTTGCGATGTTTGAAAAGATTTCGATGGTCAGCATAGAGTAAAAACAATATTCGAAATAAATAAACTAAGGACTCGGTATAGATTATATCTAAAATGACCTTTTCAGTTCCGGGATGGTTGATATCAATTTCAATAATAGAGTTTTCTTCTAAATGTCCCTGCATTTCAGAATATTTTTTGAATTCATCCCATTCTCTTTTACCAGAATTATAGATTCTAAAAAGTCCCGTAGCTATCAGTTCCAAACTGAGGTAGACTTGTTTTCGTAGATCATCAGAAACTTCGGATTGTAATTTTTTGGAACCAGATTCAACAGAAGTTAAGTAAGATTTGCCTTTAAACGCTTCTTTAGAAAAGAAAAACCAGAATGTTTTAAATTGGTCTAAGTCTTTACTTTTAATAATCTCTTCCAAATTGATCTCGAAGAATTTATCAATTTCTGATCTGTAAGAATAGATTCTCCAGTATTTTCCATCAGTGAGAATTCCGAAAGGAACTTTGGCTTTTTGTTCTTTAGGATTTATATTATCTAAATAAGATTTTTTGATTTGCCATATAGGATCGGAATTATCGTTTTTTATAACATTATAATACCCCTCCAATTTCCCCCATGCTTTAGCTTCACAAATAGTTGAACAAGAGGAATATCTAATCGCATTCTTCTCGTTTTTGTTCTTATGAAATATCCCTTTATCCTCTTCAGTATAGAAAAAAGCGTAGTCAATGAGTTTTGTGCCTTCTTCCACATCTTCGCTTTTTTTCGAGGTTTGGACTTCATAAATATGACCAAGTTCTTTAAATACTGGCCTTAGAAAATTTTCCTCAAGCTGAGCCTCTGAGAGGTCTTTTAGATTTTCTTTATAATAATATTTGCATATTTCTTGAAATTTTTCATTCAAAATACCTTTATCAATATTTTTGTAATCTTGCAGATCTTCTAAGTGATTTTCTAAGAAATCCATAGAGAAAAGGTTTGAACGTAAGAACCTTGTAATACTTGTATCTTTTAATTTTAACATGTTTAGCGACTTTATCTATTGCAAACGTAGTGAAATCTTAATTTATTAGGAAATCCTGTCAAAATTAAATCAAATGAGATTTTACTAAATCCTTTACTTAGGTAGTATTATACTTCACTTTATTTTATTCCCTCTCCACCAGTTACCCTATCCCCCACCGAATCACAAGGGCTGCAATTCCCCCACCCGCTAACGGAATCACTACGGGAAGCCAGGCATAAGTCCAGTTGGATTTTCCTTTATTGGGAATTGGTAAAAGCCAATGGGCAATCCTTGGACCGAGATCTCTAGCAGGATTGATCGCGTAACCAGTTGTTCCTCCCAGGGAAAGCCCAATGGCCCAAACAAGAAGTCCAACAAAAGCAGTTCCCATAACACCAGGTGCTCCTCCGTTTTGCGGAGAGAAGATGGCATGGATTCCGAAAATTAAAATAAATGTTCCGAGCCCTTCACTGATGATATTTGAAGTTGTATGTTTGATGGCAGGTGATGTGGAGAAGACTGCTAGAATGATTCCAGAATCTTTGGTTTCTTTCCAATGGGGAAGGTAATACAAATAAACCAGTGTAGCTCCGAGGGCTGCTCCCGCAATTTGTGCGAGGCTGTAGGGGAGAAAAATGGAAAAATCTCCCGATTGGATACAAACGGAGAGTGTGACCGCAGGATTGAGATGGGCTCCTGGACTTCCTAAGGTCTTAGCAACGAGAACGCCAAAACAAACGGCGAGTGCCCAAGCAGTGGTGATTGTGATCCAACCTGCGTCTTTTGCCTTTGACTTTTCTAATAAAACACCTGCAACAACACCATCACCTAGAAGAATAAGAACAGCTGTTCCAAAAAATTCACCAATCAGTTCCAAATTTGCCCCCTCTGGCATTTCATAAGGACTTTATCTAAAGGGACATAGAACTTCCATCAACCTTTTTTGGAGAGGCTTCCTTTCAATTTATTCTAGGATTTTCCGTTGAATCATAAATCGTGGGAAAATAGACCATGAAAAATAGCGCGCTTGAGTATCACTCTAGGTTTCCGAAAGGAAAAACCAAAGTAGTTCCGACAAAACCAACGGAGAACAGTTACGATCTCTCTTTGGCCTACTCTCCTGGCGTCGCTTATCCTTGCCTCGAAATCGAAAAACAACCTGAGCTTGTTTATGAATACACAAACCGAGGAAACTTAGTCGGAATCATCACCAATGGAACTGCTATTTTAGGTCTTGGCAATATTGGAGCTTCCGCTGGAAAACCAGTGATGGAAGGAAAAGCAGTTTTATTCAAAAAATTTGCCGGTATCGATGTGTTTGATATCGAAATTAATGAAACCGATCCTGAAAAATTTATCACGATCGTAAAAGCCCTTGAACCAACGTTTGGTGGAATCAACTTGGAAGACATCCGTGCTCCAGAATGTTTTCATATTGAAAAAACTTTAGACCAAAGTATGAAGATTCCTGTTTTCCATGATGACCAACATGGGACCGCAATCATCTCTACAGCAGCCTTATTAAACTCTCTAGAGCTTACCGGTAAAAAAGCGGGTAACTTAAAAGTGGTCATCAATGGAGCCGGAGCTGCTGCCATTTCCATTGCAGAGATGTTAACTCATATTGGAGTGAAACACGAGTCCATTTATATGTTGGATTCACGTGGTGTCATCAATCACAAACGTACTAATTTACATGAATCTAAGTTACCTTTTGTTCGCAACACCGATGCAGAAACTCTAGAAGATATTTTTCCTGGAACTGATGTGTTTATCGGTGTTTCTGTGGCCAATGTGGTGACGGAAGCCATGGTAAAATCAATGGCTGAGAAACCGATTATGTTTGCTCTTGCCAATCCGGATCCAGAAATTCCTTATCCCGATGCCAAACATGCAAGACCAGATCTCATTATGGCCACAGGCCGCAGTGATTATCCTAACCAAGTCAATAACGTACTTGGATTTCCATTTATCTTTCGTGGGGCACTCGATGTTCGTGCAAAGGTAGTCAATATGGAGATGAAGTTGGCAGCGGCTTATGCCTTAAGCGAACTCACAAAACTTCCAGTTCCTGTTGAAGTTTCGGAAGCTTATAACGAAAAAGAAATTCGATTTGGTGCAGACTATATCATTCCAAAACCTTTAGATTCACGTGTGCTTTACCATGTCGCACCTGCCGTGGCAGAAGCTGCTGTCAAAACAGGAGTCAACCAAGTAGAATATCCTGGTCGTGAGGCTTATGTGAAATTTTTGGAATCGGTTATGGCACAACAACAAGAATCCATCAGTGCTTTAGAGATCTATACCGACTAAACCCATCAAAATACAACAATCCGTTTTCTAACAAGGGGACGGTTGTATTTTGATTTTGTATTCAAACTAGTTTCGCTTGTGGTTTCTTTTTCATTTTGTTTTCACTCAGTCTATTTTCGTAGTAACATCCGAATCTGACTAATTCACCGGTTACCTGGTGAATCAGCGGATATTTAGTGAATTCAGTTAGATTGAATTTTATTTGCGATCCAACTATCGGCGGCAAACGAACCGCCACCAGCAACCATCAAAATTACTGCGATTCCTATGGCGAGGATATGGTATTCAAAACCTTCCCCAGCTTGTTGGTTGAACCAGTTCATAAAAAATCCATTTTTCCTTACATAAATGGCGGCTCCTATCATGGTGAGTCCAATTCCAAACGAGGAAATTCTAGTGAAGAGTCCCAAAATAAGCCCAAGTGCTCCAAAAGATTCGGCTACAATGA
This genomic window from Leptospira brenneri contains:
- a CDS encoding MIP/aquaporin family protein, with product MELIGEFFGTAVLILLGDGVVAGVLLEKSKAKDAGWITITTAWALAVCFGVLVAKTLGSPGAHLNPAVTLSVCIQSGDFSIFLPYSLAQIAGAALGATLVYLYYLPHWKETKDSGIILAVFSTSPAIKHTTSNIISEGLGTFILIFGIHAIFSPQNGGAPGVMGTAFVGLLVWAIGLSLGGTTGYAINPARDLGPRIAHWLLPIPNKGKSNWTYAWLPVVIPLAGGGIAALVIRWGIG
- a CDS encoding Eco57I restriction-modification methylase domain-containing protein; the protein is MYLVNDKGERKASGSYYTPDYIVETIVKFTLGPLIDDIEKEDLSIKEKIAKTLTLRILDPAMGSGHFLVEVISYVNDRIEALIQNELEEYTNKPGRKSKAQADLEALLKEAENGLYKRILAKKCIYGVDKNPMAVELAKLSIWIYTLQRNRKLEFFDYNLRCGDSLIGSQEKTFSSQLDSKSKERMLFGDNDELYKNVVEDFKEEFKKYFDLESVEERMKYYESVIKPNQQKLKYLANIELAIAFAEKTDEIHSIYDAHKNKLLQKIRIEKSNEYLKKLATGNDLEAWEIKLFQVAKKVHKDYNPIHWELDFPNVFIDKGGFDGVVGNPPYVFSRENIEQKEKIYFTKKYSTYEYQSDLYILFVEKSLYCKHEKGRVGMIIPNSWLGNVKATKIRKMILNESSISYLVYCLKETFDVNVETVVISMHYFKANNKIKVLEFKNPSKMTEIGTYNQNLFDLSGNQRLNLRHFSSNAIIKKMENVSVSLETFFDITRGVNAYDKYRGQSDDIIKNRAYHSEKNTDNSFSPELKGKHVGRYFYNWDGDTWIKYGDWLAAPREPKYFTGVRIVLRQIPGERLLSTLITEKFIIDQTVFIAKPKEDCKLNLSFIVSLINSTLMSFYFKSKNDETDEIFPKVKIENLKSFPIPVLEISNVIQKFEYDKLIQLADIMLSQHKEIQEIQKKFTKILQSDLKIAKLSDKLEDWYKLTFEEFIGELKKKKIELKLDQKAEWMDYFEKEKSKANAIQEIISKTDSDIDLMVYKLYGLTEEEIRIVEGAF
- a CDS encoding malic enzyme-like NAD(P)-binding protein, with translation MKNSALEYHSRFPKGKTKVVPTKPTENSYDLSLAYSPGVAYPCLEIEKQPELVYEYTNRGNLVGIITNGTAILGLGNIGASAGKPVMEGKAVLFKKFAGIDVFDIEINETDPEKFITIVKALEPTFGGINLEDIRAPECFHIEKTLDQSMKIPVFHDDQHGTAIISTAALLNSLELTGKKAGNLKVVINGAGAAAISIAEMLTHIGVKHESIYMLDSRGVINHKRTNLHESKLPFVRNTDAETLEDIFPGTDVFIGVSVANVVTEAMVKSMAEKPIMFALANPDPEIPYPDAKHARPDLIMATGRSDYPNQVNNVLGFPFIFRGALDVRAKVVNMEMKLAAAYALSELTKLPVPVEVSEAYNEKEIRFGADYIIPKPLDSRVLYHVAPAVAEAAVKTGVNQVEYPGREAYVKFLESVMAQQQESISALEIYTD
- a CDS encoding DoxX family protein, whose amino-acid sequence is MLEKLFYTEASLLLTLLRLVLGLVILPHGLQKLAGMFGGYGYSATLDFFKSEGIPYAVGFLVIVAESFGALGLILGLFTRISSFGIGLTMIGAAIYVRKNGFFMNWFNQQAGEGFEYHILAIGIAVILMVAGGGSFAADSWIANKIQSN
- a CDS encoding AAA family ATPase, which gives rise to MATSDQIKALFKSHLDGDEDRFYSIAMQIAATEARSGHGKLAGELKSMIDEAKSLSLLSKKKEFPVPIIKPKGELSEILAVSYPKIRFADMVLKKEIFSRIERILEEQRHYSKLQSHDLHPRRKILFVGPPGCGKTMTASALAGELGLPLFAVRLDGLMSKYLGETIAKLRLIFDSMMATRGVYLFDEFDSIGTTRNFTNDVGEIRRVLNSFLVFMEQDTSNSLICAATNNQHSLDHALYRRFDDILEYDLPDEKLIEQIIKNRIRLYKLVGSIKKVAKSANHLSFADIIKSCDDAIKKTVIRDKKTILEEDLIQCLEERKGFKNLKG